The genome window CCAGTGCCGTGCCGTCGAGGCCCAGCGCGTACCGCAGCATGTCGGCGCCCGAGAGCCGGGTCTGGTTCTGACGCTCCGCGAGGGCGGCCGCGGCGGCCTCGAGGTCGGCGTGGTCGACCTCGACCCACTTGCCGTGCGACTTCACCAGCGGACGCGATTCCTGCGCCAGGCGCTGGATGTCGTCGGCCGTCAGCTCGACGTCGTCGAAGACCGCCGACCACCGCACGCTCGACAGCTGCTGAGCGCCGACGGCGGTCTCGTGCCCGCCCGTGGAGGTCACCCGCAGCGATGGCGTCGCCTTCTTCTTGGCCAGCGGCGGGACGCGTACGTCGAAACCGGCGGCGACCAGCACCGAACCGGTGTGGGCCATTAGGTCCCAGGCCTCGTCCTGGCTCAGGATGACCTGACCGCGACGCGTGTCCTTGCCGCGGGCGAGGGGGGAGTACAGGCCCTCGAGCCGCTCGAGCTCCCGCTTGATCGACTCCTTGCGCTCGTGCTTCGCACGCGACATCGCCGCCTCGACCGGCTCCTCCTTGCGGCCGGCCGCCGAGGTGAGCGTGCGGAGCAGCCACGCGTCGCCGTCGTCGGGCGGGTCGAGCTGGACGGTCAGGCCGACCTTCGGCGCGCCCGTGACGCCCTCGGCCCAGGTCTTGAGGCCCTTGCCGATGTCGCTTCCCTGCTGGTGCAGCGCCTCGAACGTGGAGCCGTCGAGGCGGCCCAGGACCGCCTCGGCGACCTCGGACGCGCTGCGCGGTTGCGGCGGTGGCGCCGGGACCTCGACGCGGGCCGCGGCCTCGCGGCAGATGGCGTCGACGAACGTCGCCACGATCGACCGGGTGATCGCGCGCGGATCCCGGCGATCGAGGGCGGCGATCGCGCCGGGCATCGAACGTGCCAGCGCCGTCAGTTCGTCGTGGTCGATCAGCGTCGCGTCCCAGCGAACCGCGAAGAACGACCGGTTCGCCGGCGCGTCCCCGACCTTCTGCAACTGCGGGACCATGCGCCCGTGGGCGACCAGACGCACGGCGAGTGCGGCGGTCAGGCCCATCCACGTCACCGAGGCACCGAGCGCCTCGTCGTCATGGGTGGAGTTGAGCGAGACGAGCCAGCCGAGCGAGCTGCGGACGGGGGCGGCGACGGCATCCACGCGCTCGCCGGTCGGCAGCTTGATCGGCTCGTGCTCACCCCACACGTCGCTGCCGGCGCCGACGGCCTTCAACCGGGTCCGCAGCGACTCGATGTCGTCGAACTCCGCCTCGAAACCGCCGCCCCACGCGACCACGTCCCCGCGGTCCCACGTCAGCTGCAGTTGGGCGATGCCGACGACCGGTGGGCGCGCCGGGGGCTCGGGCTCACGCTCGGCCGGGCGGGCGCTCCGTTGACGTGGATCGCGCCCGGTGACCTCGACGAGCATGTCGTCGATGCGCTCCCGTTCCTCCTCGAAGTCGGCCAGCACCAGGGCACGCTCGGGACCGTGCAGTTCCTTCCGGAGCCGGTCGATCGTGGACTGCACGTCCTGCCGCATCGCCTGGAGCGCTTCGGTCCACTCGTCGCGATGGGAGACGAGGACGTCGCGTTCCGGGTCGGTGGCCAGGCCGTCGAGGTGGGCCTGGGCCAGGTCCCGGAAGTCGCCGAGGGTGACCGGCCGTGGTGCGCTGGTGGTCGTGATGGTCGTCTCTTTCGTGCCGTCTCGTCCGGCTTGGAGCACTCGCGTCGGGTGGCACGTCGCTCGCTCACCGCCGTGCCGGCCCGAAGCAGGTCGGAAACGGGCGCTGGTCCCCGTGGCGGCGGGTCGGCCGCCGCGTCACGCCAGTCGTGGTCGACCGGCGATGCCACCGTGTCGGCGCCCCCGGGTGGGGACGCGGGCTCGGGATCGCGCTCATCCGTGTCGCTGCAGTGCGGCGAGCGGCGCGGGAGGAGCGGGATGGACTCCGGGCCGGGTCGCACCGGCGGTGATGCGGTCCATCACCCCGGCGCGTGCCACCAGCCTACCGGGGATCACGCGGTAGCACAGGTATTGCGGGCGCCCGTTCGCCGAGGTGGCCCGGACATGCCGCAGGGCCGGTGGTTTCCCACCGGCCCTGCGCTCGCCCCACCCCCTGGCGGGGAGCGTCGTACGTGTGTGTCAGAAGGCGACGGCGTCGCGGCGGAGCTTGAGGACGACCAGGCCCAGACCGATCAGGACGGTGCCGACCGCGAGGGCGAAGGCGGAGAAGGCGTAGGAGAGGATCCCCAGGCCGAGCACGGTGGTCAGTGCGGTGGCGTTGATCCAGCTCATGCGGGCGGCGTTTTCGACCATGACCGGTTCGCCGGCTTCGTCGAGGACGACGTCACCGTTTTCGTCGAGCTGGGGGATCATGCGTTCCATCTCGGCGTAGCGCAGCCCTTCGGTGCGGTCGAGCTGGTGGTGGGTGATGATGTCGGACTGGGCCCACATCGACAGCGGTCCGCGGACGGGGACCTCGGCGAACACGGCGTCGTCTGGGGTGGTGATGTTCTCCACGGCGGCGGTGCGGTAGGTGTAGACCGCGCCGCCGATGCCGCCGATGGCGGAGAAGGCACCGACGATGATGGCGGCGATGGCGACGAGGGTGAACAGCCGGTTGGGGCGCAGTTGGAGTTCGACGGCGGGGGTGGTGACCGGGCGGGTCTGGGTGGCGCTCATGGTGGATCTCTTTTCTGGGTGGGCACCGTAGGTGGGTGGTGCCGTTGAAAAGAGTGTCGTCGTGTCGGCGGGTGGGGTCGCCGGGCACAAGACCCGTTTCGGCTGCCGCAGGTCCCCAACCCGCCGGGACCTTCGGACCGTGCTCCGGGACCGCGCCGGACCGTGCACACGGCTTCCGCGACACCTTTGGGCTCAGTGGGTGGCGCGCTTGACCTCGTACATGCGGCGGTCGGCGGCGCGGATCAGCTCCTGCGGCGTCTCACCGTCCGTCGGCCACGCGGCCGCGCCGAGGCTGATGCCGACGCTCACCTCGACGTCGGGGTTACCACCGGCCGCGTCGGGGATCCGCATGGGTCGGGCGACGGCCCGGGACGCCCGATCCACGGCAGCCTCGACGTCGAGTGCACCGGCCGGGGGATGCAGCAGCAGGACGAACTCGTCGCCGCCGATGCGGGCGACCACGTCTCCCTCGCGCAACTCCGACCGCAACCGGTCCGCCACGTGGCGGAGGACCTCGTCGCCGACCTGGTGCCCGTACTCGTCATTGATCGGTTTGAAGCCGTCGAGGTCGCCGTAGGCGATGGCGAAACCACGGCCGTTCCGGCGGGCTCGCGCGATCGCCGTCCGCAACTCGCGATCGAAGGCCGCCCGGTTGAGCACGCCGGTGAGCGGATCGCGTTGGGACTCGGCGCGGAGCTCGGCCTCCAGCTCCAGTCGCTCGAGCGCACTGGCGGCGACGCGGGCGACCGCCTGAAGGGCCCGCTGCTCGTCGTCGGCAGCGCCACGCAGGTTGGAGAGCGCCGAGGTGGGCACCAGCCACCGGGTCCGACCACGCACCGTCATCGCTGCCGTCGTCTGGAGCGACGCGGGTGGTTCGTCCTCGATGGCGACGTCGTCGCACAGCAACAGGTCCGCGGCCGCCGACCGGGCATTGCGCTCGATCGTGTCGGCCGTGACGAGGTTCGGCAGCTCGGCGGCGAGGTCGAACAATCGGTCGGTACGCATCCGCGCGGCCGCCATGTTGCGGTACTCCCAGTACAGCAGGTGGAAGGCGATCGCCGTCGCCAATGCCAACCCGAAGGGCGCGGCTCCCCGGCGACCGATGATCGACAGCAGCGCACCGACCAGCGTGGAGACGCCGTACACGCCGGCGGCGGGGAAGAGGAACCGGACCAGCTGTGACCCGACCGGAGGCGCGGCGCCGTGCAGCCCCAGCAGCACCAGCAGACCGGCGTGATACAGGCCGATGCCGAGGTAGGCGCAGATGATGGCGACGGCCACCAGCAGCGGCGTGGCGTCGAGGAATCCGGCGACCGCGTGGAACAGCCCGACGACCGCGGCGTTGGACAGCGCGGTTCCGGCGGCGAAGTACCACCGGCGGTCGACGTCCCGGCGTGCCGTGACCAGCTCGTAGAGCGCAGCGGGGAGGGTCAGGGTCAGAAATGCCTCGGGGCCCGGCAGCACCAGCACGGCCATGACGAACACGGTCCCGTCGAGCACGTAGGCCGCGCGTGCGCGCCCGCTTCCGAGCACCAGCGGGAAGGCACTCACCACGACCGTGGCGACGAGCACCCCCAACAGGTGCCAGTGTGGGACGCGGTGCGGTCCGGTCCGGGCCAGCACGGCGCCGACGAGCACGGCGATGCCGCCGGCTGCGCTGCAGCCGACGACGAATCGCTTGACCCGGCGGTCCAGCGCGATGCCCTTCGGGAGTCCTGGTCGGTCCCGTCGGCACGGGGGGTCGCCGGTGAAGACGGGCCGAGCACCCCCCGCCCGTCCGCGGCGGATGTGACGAACCACTGGACGAGCTCCCCACCAGAGGAGCAGACTGCCGTCTGAGGGGTCGGGGGTCGACCGGGGAGGGTCGTATGAGCCTGTACGGGTTCGCATTGTTCGTGCACGTGGTGTTCGCGATCCTGCTCGTCGGCGGGAGCGCGTTCGCGCACCTGACCGTCGGGCTCATGCCTCGCGCGCGAACCGTCGACGGCCTGCGGGCGCACGTCGGCTGGCTGCGGGTGATGGTCAAGGCTTCCGGACCGTTCGCCGGCGTGGTGCTCGTCGCCGGCCTCTACCTCGCCTTCGCCGGGAACTGGTGGGGCCACGGGTGGCCGGTCGTCTCGCTCGTGCTGTTCGCCATGGCGGGTGGGGCGGCGACCGTGATCGTGGATCCTGCCGTCGGACGCCTGTACGCCGCACTCGAGAACGCGACCGACGGTCCGGTTCCGGCCGATGTGCGGGCGGCGACCGTCGACACGACGCTCACGCGCGCGACCTGGGTCCTCGGCGGCGCCGATCTGGCGATCGTGTTCCTGATGACCAACAAGCCCGGGTGGGCGGGCGCGCTGGCCATCGGGGCGGTCGGCCTCGCGCTGGGCGCGCTGGTGGGCGAATCGCAGCTGCGCCGTCACCACCGGGTCCTGGCCGACGCGCTGGTGGCCGACGCCGCGGTCGCCGACGTGGCGCTCGCCAGCACGGTCGGCTCCGACAGCCCGGTCGAGGCGACCATCGCCCCACCACCGACGCCCGAACCGACTGCCTGAGCGCGACGCCCGTGAAGGGCGGTCCGCGGAGCACCCCTCGCCGCGGAAGCTCAGCCCTGCCGCGGGGTCGGGGCGATGCGGTCGAGTTCCTCGAGGTCGTCGTCCGAGGGCTGCCACGCGGTCGCGGCCACGTTGGCGGCGATCTGCTCGGGCCGGGTCGCGCCGGCGATGACCGAACCGACAGCCGGTTGTGCGGCGAGGCCGCCGAGGGCGACGTCCAGCAGGCCGACGCCACGGTCGGCGGCATAGGACTCGAGCCGCTCGACCACCTCGAACCGCTCGTCGGTGAGCCACCGGTCGGCGCGCGGCGAGCCGTGCAGGCGCGAGCCCTCGGGCGCTTCCTGGCCGCGGCGATACTTGCCCGTCAGCACGCCGCTCGCGAGCGGGAAGTAGGGCAGCATGCCGACGCCGAAGTGCTCGCACGCCGGAATCACCTCGGCCTCGACCTCGCGCTCGAGCAGGCTGTAGTGGTTCTGCGCGCTGATGAAACGCTTGAGGCCGGCCGAGTCGGCCGTCCAGGCGGCGTCGGCGACCTGCCACCCCGCGAAGTTCGAGGAGCCGAGATAGCGGACCTTGCCCTCGTGGACCAGTTCGGTCAGCGCCCCGAGCGTCTCCTCGATCGGCGTCCGGGGATCGGGTGCGTGGATCTGGTACAGGTCGATGTGATCGGTCCGCAGGCGCCGCAGTGACGACTCGACCGCACGTCGGATGTAGGACCGCGAGCTGCGTGCCTGCCAATCGGGACCGTTGTGGTCGACGGCCATGCCGAACTTGGTGGCGAGCACCACCTCGTCGCGGTGCCCCTGCAGGATCTCGCCGAGGTGCAGCTCCGAGTCGCCGTAGACGTCGGCGGTGTCGAACAGCGTGATGCCGGCGTCCAGTGCGGCCTCGACGACGGCGCGCGAGCCTTCGAGGTCCAGGCGCCGGCCGAAGTTGTTGCAGCCCAGGCCGGCGACCGAGACCACCAGGCCCGAGTCTCCCAGTCGGCGGTACTCCATCGTGTGACTCCTGGTTCGCGACGTCGCGGGGGCGGTGGGACCCTAATGCCCGGTGGCGCCCGTCGCGGGGGCCGGCTCCGGCGGCTTGGATGGGAGCCCGGCGGACGCAGCAACCGGCACGCGGTCGAGCCGCCGGGGAGGAGCGACGTCGTGCGGGTCAACCTGATGATCGAGGGCCAGGAGAGCGTGAGCTGGCCGCAGTGGCAGACCTTGGCCCAGGCCGCCGAGGACGCGGGGCTCGAGGGTCTGTTCCGATCGGATCACTACCAGTCGGTGCAAAACCGCACCGAGCGCAGCGCGCTGGATGCCTGGGGCACCATCACCGGACTGGCCGTGCTGACCTCGCGGTTGCGTCTGGGCACCATGGTGTCGCCGGCGTCGTTCCGCCATCCGTCGGTCCTGGCGAAGAACGTCGTCACGGCCGACCACGTCTCCGACGGCCGCGTGGAGCTGGGCCTGGGCGCCGGGTGGCACGAGCTCGAACACCGCACCTACGGCTTCGACTCCCACGAGGTCGGCACCCGCTACGACGTGTTCGCCGAGCAGCTCGAGATCATCCGACGCCAGTTCGAGGAGGAACGGTTCGACTTCCGCGGCGCGCACTACACGCTGACGGACTGCGAGGCCCGCCCGAAACCCGTGCAGCAGCGCCTGCCGATCATCCTCGGCGGCCGTGCCGGACCACGCGCCGTCGCCCTCGCCGCCCGCTTCGCCGACGAGTACAACACCGTCTACCCCACGCTGGCGCAGGTCCGGACGCGGCGGCGCAATGTCGTCCGGGCCTGCGAGGAAGTCGGCCGCGACCCGATCCGCTTCTCGATCATGACCGGATGCGTGATCGGTGACGACGAGGCGGACGTCCGCGAGCGGGCCGCGCGGCTGCACGCCGCCAGCGGCAGTGACGTGCCCCTGGACACCTGGGTCGCGGACCGGCGTGACGTGTTCGTCATGGGCACGGTCGAGCAGGTCGGCGAACGTCTACGCGAACTCGAGGACGCCGGCGTCGAGCGCGTCTACCTGCAGCATCTGCTGCACGACGACCTCGACGCCGTCGGCTGCATGGGGCGGCTCACCTGAACGCGGCTCACCTGAACGCGGCTCGCCTGGACGCGGCTCAGCTGACCGCGGCGGACCGCACCGACGTCCGCGCCCGCCGGGCGCACTTCGTGACGGCGTCGCTGGTGGCGTGGCCGTGGTCCGCCGCGACGGGCCTTCGTCACCGGCTCCACCATGCCGCGAGCGGCGGGCTGCGGGTCGAGGGAGGCACGGTGCACGGTGCCACGTCGCCACCGATCGAGCTGTCGGTCGTCGCCGGCGGCATGCCCGGCACGATCACCCGTCGCGACGGCTGGCGTCATCTCGCCGGCTTCACCGCGCTTGCCGTGCCCGACACGCCGCACCTCGACGCATGGCTGCAGGGACAGCTCGTGGTGGCGGCCGTCGACGGCGACGATCGCGTGGTCGCGGCGACGGGCCTGCAGTTCGCGGGCGTGATCGACGAACGGTTCGCGACGCAGCGGCCCCTCGGCGTGGTGTGGCGCGGCGGCGTGCCGGACGTGCACGTGTGGGCGCCAACGGCCAGGCGCGTCCGCCTCCTCCGGTACGACCCGGCCGACCGGGACCAGCCGCGCGAGATCGTGGCGATGACCAACGACCGCGGGGTCTGGTCGGTCTCGGGCGCGCCGTCCTGGGACCGCGACCTGTACCGCTACGAGGTCGAGGTCTATGCGCCGGACACCGACCGGATCGAGACCAACCTCGTCACCGACCCGTGGTCGCTGTCACTCGCGGCCGACTCGACCCACAGCCAGATCGTGCGGCTCGAGGACGCCGACCTGCTCCCGCACGCCTGGGACCCGCCGGCGAAGCCGACCACGACCAGGCAGCGCGGCATGGTGGTCTACGAGCTGCACGTGCGCGACTTCTCGATCGGCGACGTGTCGGTGCCGCCACGCCACCGGGGCCGCTACGGCGCCTTCTCCTGCGACGACACCACCGGTGTCCAGCACCTGCGCGGGCTCGCCGATGCGGGCGTCACGCATCTGCACCTGCTGCCGACCTTCGACTTCGCCACGGTTCCCGATCGTGAGGCCGACCGGGTGAGCCCGTCGATCGAACCTCCCGACGACCCCGCCAGCGAAAGGCCGCGGACG of Egicoccus sp. AB-alg6-2 contains these proteins:
- a CDS encoding LLM class flavin-dependent oxidoreductase — translated: MRVNLMIEGQESVSWPQWQTLAQAAEDAGLEGLFRSDHYQSVQNRTERSALDAWGTITGLAVLTSRLRLGTMVSPASFRHPSVLAKNVVTADHVSDGRVELGLGAGWHELEHRTYGFDSHEVGTRYDVFAEQLEIIRRQFEEERFDFRGAHYTLTDCEARPKPVQQRLPIILGGRAGPRAVALAARFADEYNTVYPTLAQVRTRRRNVVRACEEVGRDPIRFSIMTGCVIGDDEADVRERAARLHAASGSDVPLDTWVADRRDVFVMGTVEQVGERLRELEDAGVERVYLQHLLHDDLDAVGCMGRLT
- a CDS encoding diguanylate cyclase domain-containing protein, yielding MLVGAVLARTGPHRVPHWHLLGVLVATVVVSAFPLVLGSGRARAAYVLDGTVFVMAVLVLPGPEAFLTLTLPAALYELVTARRDVDRRWYFAAGTALSNAAVVGLFHAVAGFLDATPLLVAVAIICAYLGIGLYHAGLLVLLGLHGAAPPVGSQLVRFLFPAAGVYGVSTLVGALLSIIGRRGAAPFGLALATAIAFHLLYWEYRNMAAARMRTDRLFDLAAELPNLVTADTIERNARSAAADLLLCDDVAIEDEPPASLQTTAAMTVRGRTRWLVPTSALSNLRGAADDEQRALQAVARVAASALERLELEAELRAESQRDPLTGVLNRAAFDRELRTAIARARRNGRGFAIAYGDLDGFKPINDEYGHQVGDEVLRHVADRLRSELREGDVVARIGGDEFVLLLHPPAGALDVEAAVDRASRAVARPMRIPDAAGGNPDVEVSVGISLGAAAWPTDGETPQELIRAADRRMYEVKRATH
- a CDS encoding DUF2269 family protein; the protein is MSLYGFALFVHVVFAILLVGGSAFAHLTVGLMPRARTVDGLRAHVGWLRVMVKASGPFAGVVLVAGLYLAFAGNWWGHGWPVVSLVLFAMAGGAATVIVDPAVGRLYAALENATDGPVPADVRAATVDTTLTRATWVLGGADLAIVFLMTNKPGWAGALAIGAVGLALGALVGESQLRRHHRVLADALVADAAVADVALASTVGSDSPVEATIAPPPTPEPTA
- a CDS encoding DEAD/DEAH box helicase, with amino-acid sequence MLQAGRDGTKETTITTTSAPRPVTLGDFRDLAQAHLDGLATDPERDVLVSHRDEWTEALQAMRQDVQSTIDRLRKELHGPERALVLADFEEERERIDDMLVEVTGRDPRQRSARPAEREPEPPARPPVVGIAQLQLTWDRGDVVAWGGGFEAEFDDIESLRTRLKAVGAGSDVWGEHEPIKLPTGERVDAVAAPVRSSLGWLVSLNSTHDDEALGASVTWMGLTAALAVRLVAHGRMVPQLQKVGDAPANRSFFAVRWDATLIDHDELTALARSMPGAIAALDRRDPRAITRSIVATFVDAICREAAARVEVPAPPPQPRSASEVAEAVLGRLDGSTFEALHQQGSDIGKGLKTWAEGVTGAPKVGLTVQLDPPDDGDAWLLRTLTSAAGRKEEPVEAAMSRAKHERKESIKRELERLEGLYSPLARGKDTRRGQVILSQDEAWDLMAHTGSVLVAAGFDVRVPPLAKKKATPSLRVTSTGGHETAVGAQQLSSVRWSAVFDDVELTADDIQRLAQESRPLVKSHGKWVEVDHADLEAAAAALAERQNQTRLSGADMLRYALGLDGTALGHPVSVGGEGWAADLLRSAREIPTDPPTSPDGFEGELRSYQANALAWLAFLDSAGLGGCLALDMGLGKTPTLLAHLRLTREAGPALVIAPPAVVGNWASEAAKFVPELRVKVHHGVDRAERDAIAEVVADTDVLLTTYGTALRDVESLAGIAWNKVVLDEAQVIKNPTSETAQQLRRLEARNRIVLTGTPIENGLGDLWALMDFVNPGLVGDRATFVAQMQKASESGSTAESALKTLNGVLVFRRTKAEPVIAQELPDRIDALDHCPMTPEQIGLYQAVLDTLVAETAESEPGAPKKKGAVLAAITALKQICNHPVAYTGEDGELAGRSGKLTRLEEIVENVFEAGERMLIFTHFATWGDRLATHLSARTGLPIACYHGGLARGRRDKLVSDFQAGTGPGAMVLSLKAGGTGLNLTAASHVVLYDRWWNPAVEDQARDRVWRIGQTRTVVAHRLVCPGTVDERVEEVVSGKRQIADMVLPKSSSVDDLDSDQLRRALGLDKQALLTDETGLEIAGSGGRA
- a CDS encoding aldo/keto reductase — translated: MEYRRLGDSGLVVSVAGLGCNNFGRRLDLEGSRAVVEAALDAGITLFDTADVYGDSELHLGEILQGHRDEVVLATKFGMAVDHNGPDWQARSSRSYIRRAVESSLRRLRTDHIDLYQIHAPDPRTPIEETLGALTELVHEGKVRYLGSSNFAGWQVADAAWTADSAGLKRFISAQNHYSLLEREVEAEVIPACEHFGVGMLPYFPLASGVLTGKYRRGQEAPEGSRLHGSPRADRWLTDERFEVVERLESYAADRGVGLLDVALGGLAAQPAVGSVIAGATRPEQIAANVAATAWQPSDDDLEELDRIAPTPRQG